One Pseudoliparis swirei isolate HS2019 ecotype Mariana Trench unplaced genomic scaffold, NWPU_hadal_v1 hadal_25, whole genome shotgun sequence genomic region harbors:
- the LOC130190921 gene encoding zinc finger and BTB domain-containing protein 17-like isoform X2: MQPVNYIFNPSPDSKGTGIRVDYINSRSILDTSRMRILVCVVVSLPHHFLVRLGSVYIGRERCIQTTGPGSSSSPAGAATRCPRPPRCLTRARWIPSIFRVASSLNMSPAATIHAQLASIMEALANTAVAEICELVDGGYAVLQLEISRSRKENDGLRRKLRLAELRAARATAMRVAAAAAAGGGGHGPRRSGTPGGFRASNQEAPRCRDPDPSRAASGAAAGTPGGATKATVTVIKVEDDEEEEEEDKEFCCVVDDQLPETEAPPPPTKQEVACGGSSVLWTSGEVGGSASECVHRPEPGGYDCLMYEPPPPPLATQNPLREDPGCSYAANASDPVGVGFPFGVRRRQPPPPAEKPGLPGKEATERLLALTGGAGWRPQDDGDRTFSCSFCGKTLACLKNLKTHIRIHTGEKPFVCPLCAKRFSDSSNLKRHQSVHTGEKRYGCLHCGKRFAQSGSLKVHMAVHTDCKQLRCPYCGKTFISGAHLRRHVAAHAADKRFAPPLQ, from the exons ATGCAGCCAGTAAATTACATATTTAATCCGTCTCCTGACTCGAAGGGGACAGGAATACGTGTTGACTACATCAACTCAAGAAGCATATTGGACACTTCGCGCATGCGCATTCTTGTTTGTGTCGTCGTTTCCCTCCCGCATCACTTCCTGGTTCGTCTCGGTTCTGTTTACATCGGGCGCGAGCGCTGCATCCAGACGACCGGACCGGGTTCCAGTTCGAGCCCAGCCGGTGCCGCGACCCGGTGCCCGAGGCCGCCCCGCTGTTTAACGCGCGCGCGTTGGATCCCCAGTATCTTTCGTGTCGCTAGTTCTCTCAACATGTCCCCCGCCGCCACCATCCACGCGCAGCTCGCCTCCATCATGGAGGCGCTGGCCAACACGGCGGTGGCGGAGATCTGCGAGCTCGTGGACGGCGGCTACGCGGTGCTGCAGCTGGAGATCTCGCGGAGCCGCAAGGAGAACGACGGGCTGCGGAGGAAGCTGCGGCTCGCGGAGCTGCGGGCCGCCCGCGCGACCGCGATGCGCGtcgccgcggcggcggcggcaggcgGCGGCGGACACGGGCCGAGGAGAAGCGGAACACCTGGAG GCTTCAGAGCGTCCAATCAGGAGGCTCCGCGGTGCAGAGACCCCGACCCATCGCGGGCGGCGAGCGGAGCGGCGGCAGGAACGCCAGGCGGGGC GACCAAAGCCACGGTCACGGTGATCAAAGTggaggacgacgaagaggaggaggaggaggaca AAGAGTTTTGCTGCGTCGTTGACGACCAGCTGCCGGAgacagaagccccgcccccgcccaCCAAACAGGAAGTAGCGTGCGGCGGCTCGTCTGTGCTCTGGACGAGCGGGGAAGTCGGCGGCTCCGCCTCCGAGTGCGTCCACAGGCCGGAACCCGGCGGCTACGACTGCCTGATGtacgagccgccgccgccgccgctcgctaCCCAGAATCCTTTGCGCGAGGACCCCGGCTGCTCCTACGCGGCGAACGCGAGCGACCCGGTGGGCGTCGGCTTCCCTTTCGGCGTCCGGCGCCggcagccgccgccgcccgcgGAGAAGCCTGGGCTCCCCGGGAAGGAGGCGACGGAGAGACTCCTCGCCCTCACCGGGGGCGCCGGCTGGAGGCCTCAGGACGACGGCGACAGGACGTTCAGCTGCAGCTTCTGCGGCAAGACGCTGGCGTGCCTGAAGAACCTGAAGACCCACATCCGGATCCACACGGGCGAGAAGCCCTTCGTGTGCCCGCTGTGCGCCAAGCGCTTCTCCGACTCCAGCAACCTGAAGCGCCACCAGAGCGTGCACACGGGCGAGAAGCGCTACGGCTGCCTCCACTGCGGGAAGCGCTTCGCCCAGTCGGGCTCGCTGAAGGTGCACATGGCGGTGCACACGGACTGCAAGCAGCTGCGCTGCCCGTACTGCGGCAAGACCTTCATCTCCGGGGCGCACCTGCGGCGCCACGTGGCCGCGCACGCCGCCGACAAACGCTTCGCGCCGCCGCTCCAGTGA
- the LOC130190921 gene encoding zinc finger and BTB domain-containing protein 17-like isoform X1, with the protein MQPVNYIFNPSPDSKGTGIRVDYINSRSILDTSRMRILVCVVVSLPHHFLVRLGSVYIGRERCIQTTGPGSSSSPAGAATRCPRPPRCLTRARWIPSIFRVASSLNMSPAATIHAQLASIMEALANTAVAEICELVDGGYAVLQLEISRSRKENDGLRRKLRLAELRAARATAMRVAAAAAAGGGGHGPRRSGTPGGFRASNQEAPRCRDPDPSRAASGAAAGTPGGATKATVTKATVTKATVTVIKVEDDEEEEEEDKEFCCVVDDQLPETEAPPPPTKQEVACGGSSVLWTSGEVGGSASECVHRPEPGGYDCLMYEPPPPPLATQNPLREDPGCSYAANASDPVGVGFPFGVRRRQPPPPAEKPGLPGKEATERLLALTGGAGWRPQDDGDRTFSCSFCGKTLACLKNLKTHIRIHTGEKPFVCPLCAKRFSDSSNLKRHQSVHTGEKRYGCLHCGKRFAQSGSLKVHMAVHTDCKQLRCPYCGKTFISGAHLRRHVAAHAADKRFAPPLQ; encoded by the exons ATGCAGCCAGTAAATTACATATTTAATCCGTCTCCTGACTCGAAGGGGACAGGAATACGTGTTGACTACATCAACTCAAGAAGCATATTGGACACTTCGCGCATGCGCATTCTTGTTTGTGTCGTCGTTTCCCTCCCGCATCACTTCCTGGTTCGTCTCGGTTCTGTTTACATCGGGCGCGAGCGCTGCATCCAGACGACCGGACCGGGTTCCAGTTCGAGCCCAGCCGGTGCCGCGACCCGGTGCCCGAGGCCGCCCCGCTGTTTAACGCGCGCGCGTTGGATCCCCAGTATCTTTCGTGTCGCTAGTTCTCTCAACATGTCCCCCGCCGCCACCATCCACGCGCAGCTCGCCTCCATCATGGAGGCGCTGGCCAACACGGCGGTGGCGGAGATCTGCGAGCTCGTGGACGGCGGCTACGCGGTGCTGCAGCTGGAGATCTCGCGGAGCCGCAAGGAGAACGACGGGCTGCGGAGGAAGCTGCGGCTCGCGGAGCTGCGGGCCGCCCGCGCGACCGCGATGCGCGtcgccgcggcggcggcggcaggcgGCGGCGGACACGGGCCGAGGAGAAGCGGAACACCTGGAG GCTTCAGAGCGTCCAATCAGGAGGCTCCGCGGTGCAGAGACCCCGACCCATCGCGGGCGGCGAGCGGAGCGGCGGCAGGAACGCCAGGCGGGGCGACCAAAGCCACGGTGACCAAAGCCACGGTGACCAAAGCCACGGTCACGGTGATCAAAGTggaggacgacgaagaggaggaggaggaggaca AAGAGTTTTGCTGCGTCGTTGACGACCAGCTGCCGGAgacagaagccccgcccccgcccaCCAAACAGGAAGTAGCGTGCGGCGGCTCGTCTGTGCTCTGGACGAGCGGGGAAGTCGGCGGCTCCGCCTCCGAGTGCGTCCACAGGCCGGAACCCGGCGGCTACGACTGCCTGATGtacgagccgccgccgccgccgctcgctaCCCAGAATCCTTTGCGCGAGGACCCCGGCTGCTCCTACGCGGCGAACGCGAGCGACCCGGTGGGCGTCGGCTTCCCTTTCGGCGTCCGGCGCCggcagccgccgccgcccgcgGAGAAGCCTGGGCTCCCCGGGAAGGAGGCGACGGAGAGACTCCTCGCCCTCACCGGGGGCGCCGGCTGGAGGCCTCAGGACGACGGCGACAGGACGTTCAGCTGCAGCTTCTGCGGCAAGACGCTGGCGTGCCTGAAGAACCTGAAGACCCACATCCGGATCCACACGGGCGAGAAGCCCTTCGTGTGCCCGCTGTGCGCCAAGCGCTTCTCCGACTCCAGCAACCTGAAGCGCCACCAGAGCGTGCACACGGGCGAGAAGCGCTACGGCTGCCTCCACTGCGGGAAGCGCTTCGCCCAGTCGGGCTCGCTGAAGGTGCACATGGCGGTGCACACGGACTGCAAGCAGCTGCGCTGCCCGTACTGCGGCAAGACCTTCATCTCCGGGGCGCACCTGCGGCGCCACGTGGCCGCGCACGCCGCCGACAAACGCTTCGCGCCGCCGCTCCAGTGA
- the tmem71 gene encoding transmembrane protein 71 isoform X1 → MDLFFSGAVTSSPVKRRLRANQSLDVSLLSPDSSYFCSVVGGAPCSCRRSPRLLTNGYYGVTEDSFSWDGRGNVALAASVSYKENPVRVFRRRRRPRRSLVRLLSDVTESCQSWLDEKVFGGVFRTDQDQDYARTSQEGPVPLAEATWSGSMLSSTELDGSRSFTYDHTEIPPPPDKVAPPLKTLLQEEVGSEACQSLGGLSEVPPPSAPCSCCQASPEQPGLMLLFIVLLFILTALYSGSLVLGATVSCSVAAALRLVTTSGPMAEWRRAKTEDITSGNE, encoded by the exons ATGGACCTGTTCTTCTCTGGAGCCGTGACAA GCTCTCCAGTGAAGCGGAGGCTGCGAGCCAATCAGAG CCTGGAcgtgtccctcctctcccctgactcctcctactTCTGCTCCGTGGTGGGCGGGGCCCCGTGCTCCtgccgccgctcgccgcgccTCCTCACCAACGGCTACTACGGCGTCACCGAGGACAGCTTCTCCTGGGACGGGCGCGGCAACGTGGCGCTGGCGGCCAGCGTGTCCTACAAGGAGAACCCGGTCCG ggtcttccgccgccgccgccggcctcgCCGCTCTCTGGTTCGGCTGCTGAGCGACGTGACGGAGAGCTGCCAGTCCTGGCTGGACGAGAAGGTCTTTGGGGGGGTCTTCAGgacggaccaggaccaggactacgccAGGACCAGCCAGGAAGGCCCGGTCCCGTTGGCCGAGGCGACCTGGTCTGGGTCCATGTTGTCCAGCACCGAGCTGGACGGCAGCCGCAGCTTCACCTACG ACCACACTGAGATCCCGCCCCCTCCTGACAAAGTGGCCCCTCCTCTGAAGACgctcctccaggaggaggttGGTTCTGAGGCCTGCCAGTCGCTGGGCGGGCTCTCTGAAGTCCCGCCCCCCTCAGCGCCCTGCAGCTGCTGCCAGGCCTCACCTGAGCAGCCAG GGctcatgctcctcttcatcgtcctgctcttcatcctcacGGCTCTGTACTCAGG GAGTCTCGTGTTGGGCGCCACCGTCAGCTGCAGTGTGGCGGCGGCGCTCAGGC TCGTGACGACGTCGGGGCCGATGGCCGAGTGGAGGAGGGCGAAGACGGAG GACATCACATCAGGAAACGAGTAG
- the tmem71 gene encoding transmembrane protein 71 isoform X3: MDLFFSGAVTSSPVKRRLRANQSLDVSLLSPDSSYFCSVVGGAPCSCRRSPRLLTNGYYGVTEDSFSWDGRGNVALAASVSYKENPVRVFRRRRRPRRSLVRLLSDVTESCQSWLDEKVFGGVFRTDQDQDYARTSQEGPVPLAEATWSGSMLSSTELDGSRSFTYDHTEIPPPPDKVAPPLKTLLQEEVGSEACQSLGGLSEVPPPSAPCSCCQASPEQPGVSCWAPPSAAVWRRRSGS, encoded by the exons ATGGACCTGTTCTTCTCTGGAGCCGTGACAA GCTCTCCAGTGAAGCGGAGGCTGCGAGCCAATCAGAG CCTGGAcgtgtccctcctctcccctgactcctcctactTCTGCTCCGTGGTGGGCGGGGCCCCGTGCTCCtgccgccgctcgccgcgccTCCTCACCAACGGCTACTACGGCGTCACCGAGGACAGCTTCTCCTGGGACGGGCGCGGCAACGTGGCGCTGGCGGCCAGCGTGTCCTACAAGGAGAACCCGGTCCG ggtcttccgccgccgccgccggcctcgCCGCTCTCTGGTTCGGCTGCTGAGCGACGTGACGGAGAGCTGCCAGTCCTGGCTGGACGAGAAGGTCTTTGGGGGGGTCTTCAGgacggaccaggaccaggactacgccAGGACCAGCCAGGAAGGCCCGGTCCCGTTGGCCGAGGCGACCTGGTCTGGGTCCATGTTGTCCAGCACCGAGCTGGACGGCAGCCGCAGCTTCACCTACG ACCACACTGAGATCCCGCCCCCTCCTGACAAAGTGGCCCCTCCTCTGAAGACgctcctccaggaggaggttGGTTCTGAGGCCTGCCAGTCGCTGGGCGGGCTCTCTGAAGTCCCGCCCCCCTCAGCGCCCTGCAGCTGCTGCCAGGCCTCACCTGAGCAGCCAG GAGTCTCGTGTTGGGCGCCACCGTCAGCTGCAGTGTGGCGGCGGCGCTCAGGC TCGTGA
- the tmem71 gene encoding transmembrane protein 71 isoform X2 produces MDLFFSGAVTSSPVKRRLRANQSLDVSLLSPDSSYFCSVVGGAPCSCRRSPRLLTNGYYGVTEDSFSWDGRGNVALAASVSYKENPVRVFRRRRRPRRSLVRLLSDVTESCQSWLDEKVFGGVFRTDQDQDYARTSQEGPVPLAEATWSGSMLSSTELDGSRSFTYDHTEIPPPPDKVAPPLKTLLQEEVGSEACQSLGGLSEVPPPSAPCSCCQASPEQPGEPREPGVSCWAPPSAAVWRRRSGS; encoded by the exons ATGGACCTGTTCTTCTCTGGAGCCGTGACAA GCTCTCCAGTGAAGCGGAGGCTGCGAGCCAATCAGAG CCTGGAcgtgtccctcctctcccctgactcctcctactTCTGCTCCGTGGTGGGCGGGGCCCCGTGCTCCtgccgccgctcgccgcgccTCCTCACCAACGGCTACTACGGCGTCACCGAGGACAGCTTCTCCTGGGACGGGCGCGGCAACGTGGCGCTGGCGGCCAGCGTGTCCTACAAGGAGAACCCGGTCCG ggtcttccgccgccgccgccggcctcgCCGCTCTCTGGTTCGGCTGCTGAGCGACGTGACGGAGAGCTGCCAGTCCTGGCTGGACGAGAAGGTCTTTGGGGGGGTCTTCAGgacggaccaggaccaggactacgccAGGACCAGCCAGGAAGGCCCGGTCCCGTTGGCCGAGGCGACCTGGTCTGGGTCCATGTTGTCCAGCACCGAGCTGGACGGCAGCCGCAGCTTCACCTACG ACCACACTGAGATCCCGCCCCCTCCTGACAAAGTGGCCCCTCCTCTGAAGACgctcctccaggaggaggttGGTTCTGAGGCCTGCCAGTCGCTGGGCGGGCTCTCTGAAGTCCCGCCCCCCTCAGCGCCCTGCAGCTGCTGCCAGGCCTCACCTGAGCAGCCAGGTGAGCCTCGTGAGCCTG GAGTCTCGTGTTGGGCGCCACCGTCAGCTGCAGTGTGGCGGCGGCGCTCAGGC TCGTGA